The segment CAGAGAGGTCGGAGGGTCAGAAAGGAAGCCGTTCTCTGGGGAGTACCTGGAAGTACATGAACTTCATGAGCTTGGTGACCTCCGGCTCCAGCACCTCCACGGTCTTCTCGTAGATCTCCACTCTGTTGGGCTGTTCGTTGCACTTCACCTGAGGGCCACAAGAGGGAGCTGTCACACTGCTTTGGGTGCGAGGGACGTTCAGCACCACTATCACTGGTGCTCTGGGTGTGTTTCTTCATATCTGTTGACACTACGATTATTATTAGATGTTTCAGTGGGCCTTGTGTTGCTGTTGGTCGAAGGTGAGGTTTCAGGGTGGAAACTGGCCAGGCTTGGACGACGCTGTGTGTTAGCTCAGAGCTTAGCAGTGGAACAAAAGCGATGGGGAAGTTGTGGGAAGATGCGTACGTGAGGAGGGGATATTATCTGACAACACCAGATCGGCCAAGTGTCATggtttcgccgtgtgacacccgcatttcaaccatttaacaatttctcacgccacacattgtatatctcacgctgaaaaggcaacgccaaacaagtagccaagctaacgttgtaaacggtaacggacgaggcgcaggttgacggagtgaagcatcattgacgCGTAAACAGCCGTGTAAACTCGCGAGTGAAGCTCGCGAAAGCTTGTTGGGGGTGCTAACAAATCTCATGCCAGCCCTGCAACACCCTTTGTTAAAGTagtagtgtgggtgtgtgttggggtgtgtgtgtgtgtgtgttacctggggaATGGCCCTGGAACAGCTCCTCCAGGTGTAGAGCATGACAGCGTACTCGTGGCCCTCCTCCAGCATCTCGTTCTGgacggacagagacagagacacagcacTTCCATAACCGTCAGGTCAAACGCAACAAGGGACCAGTGGAAAAGAAACCACTTTCAATGTAGTAAAAAGGATAGCCAGTATACTTGGGCGGTGTAGCCCCCTTTGACCTTTTCAATTCGGTATTGTGAAGCACAGAACATTTTCAAATACTGGGGAATATCAGTTTCGTCTGTTCAAATGTTGGACATGTTAATGTTACAGCGCACgtttacattttacacacaGTCAAATAACTGTGAAAACAGTCTGTTCTTAATTcgaggagagggaaaaagacaAATTGGAACATGAATCTCGTTTGCACTTCCTGATTTAAATAAAGGTTGAATAAAACCTTGGTTCCCCTCATTGTGAGTCCCATCACACACTCTATTCATTCCTATTCACCAGTCCAGTGGCTGCCTgattcagtatgtgtgtgtgtgtgtaagcctatCTTTAACCAAAACCGACTAAAAGAGGAACCAGATGATAAAGCCacgacacaaacaacacaagGGCCTTTTTTGCATCAATGGGTTTGTcttcgatgtgtgtgtgtgtgtgtgtgtgtgtgtgtgtgtcaaagtgtgCCTCACAACACACAGTGGATGTTTTAGTGGAGATGGCAAGCCATGACTAGACTGCTCAGATCTGGTACTGGCATCCCAGAATCCAATGGGCATGTGTCCTTGCTCTGTGGTCCTCTCACCATGCTTGAATGCACAGTGGCCTGTTCAATGTAGCGGGCGATGCCAGTCACAAATGCATTCCTGTCCTCAAAGTTGGTGTCAAAGttggcctggagagagagagttaaaaaGGTTGGTgagaatcagtgtgtgtgttcttgtgtgcatatgtgtgtaggagtatgtgtgtgtgtttgtgaaggaggatgtgtgtgtgtgtgtcttgtctatGTGATGGAGTATGTGTGTAGGCaaggcgtgtgtatgtgtgtctgtgtgcgtgtacctggTACATgatggaggagggcgggggctCGATACAGGGCTGCTGGTCAGGGAGGGGCAGTTCCTCCAGCAGGTCCACGTTGGACAGGGCATCCTCCAGGGTCACGTGGGTCGTCATGGTAACGAGGGCTCACTCACGCAACTCCCCAGTCTGAGTCCGAGAGCGAGAAGAGACAGTGTCAAATGAGTGCAGCTCCGAATCCAAGAAAATCGACAGTTTTTCAAACGCCCGAAAAAAAAAGCACTAGCGTCAGGAAtttcatccaccccccccctgtaAAAACTGCCACAGGTATTCTAGTCTGGGTATTCGGTTTcatttcctccctgactccaaatctccatctgtctctgcctctcttccctaCAGCAGTGGCACCTGTTGGTGGACATGTTGACGTGACGATATGGTTGAGACGTCTAAAGTTAGCCGAGACGATGCTCTGGTGCTGATAAGAAACAAGGAACTGAGCTGTGTGGTGGCTCATATTCAAGTCATCGTTCCGGCCTCCTATTCCACGGGAAACTCTGCTTTGTGTgaacagcgtgtgtgtggggggtcggCAGTTTCGACCCTGCATCATGTGCCTCTCAGGAGTGTGTGGTTCACCTCTGAACTGACAGACAGGGGTTGACACGGCCGCTAATCTCCTTCAGCTCCCCCAGGCTGATGGGGCAGTGGGAAAGAGAGGCTAAAATAGGAATCTAAACCCCCCCCAGACCCACACTGTGAAGCTGGGGAGCACTGCTAAGCTAGCCCTGTTCACCTACCATTGCTAACCTAGCACTGCTATAGCACTTGTTAATTAAACACTGCTAACCTAGGTCACGGAATAGTGCTGGATTGTTTATCCTCAGACAATGTGAAGTACATGTAGCCAGtcagttgtggtgtgtgtgtgtgtgtgtgtgtgtgtgtgtgtgtgtgtgtgtgtgtgtgtgtgtgtgtgtgtgtgtgtgtgtgtgtgtgtgtgtgtgtgtgtagcatgtgtcaCAGCTGCACAGGAACAGctaagaggaagaggagcaagGCCGGGTGGGGTTTCCTGTCGAACTTCATCACCTCGGTAAGACATGCCTATTTGGCCTCAAccgacatacagacagacacatttgGATGTTTACCCTAAAAGGTCTGTCAGTCCGTCAGTCATCCAGTCAGGAGGGATATACTGTTGAACACTCATGGCAGGGCCCTTAGTTGACTGAATAAACTTTCCCACACTTAAGACAACTTTCTGTTGGCCTCCGCGCCTtttggaaacacacactcagacacatgcgtacacaaacacacagatctctCCATTCCCCCTGCATTCCTGTGTGTTACGTCTGCCAGAGCGGGCAGACGGGTCCAGACCTACAGGAGGGAGcatggtggggatggagggatgaggaagggTGAGAACAAACTGACAGAATGAAGAGTTGGAGAGAATTAGAGGTGGAAAGCAAGGGGCAGAGACAGTACatgataggaagagagagatataccAAGCCatagagagcgacagagagagagggagacagagaaagagacagagacagagagaaagaacgagagagagaggagaaagagaggtctCTTTTTGGCAGGTCAATGAAGCCCTTTACATCTGAGTGAGATGGttagacagataaagagagacacagagagaaagagagagacagagacagagagagacagagagagcgagagagagagagcgagagcgagagagagagagagagagagagagagagagagagagagagagagagagagagagagagagagagagagagagagagagagagagagaggagaaacgaAAGTGTGTCACGTCCGGGTCACCACTCAATGGCCACCACTCCCCTCTGGCCATCCTCGTAACATGTTACCATTCTCCTCACACTCTCACTGGTCGAGGAGAAAAAGAGCATACACATCCATGcgtggacacacagacacacagtttgACTACAGGAACACAAACATGTAGGATACCGAGTATGTTTGTGTCCTCAGCAAGGACCCCTGAGGAATGtatgcctggggggggggggggctatgatGACATGGCCTACTCAGTCTAACCAACAACAATACACATTATATGAATATTCATGGCCTGAAAGACATAAGCTTGATCTCATGGCCTATAGCAGCATGGTATGCTGCCTATAGGTCAATACTTCTCTTGGATCTCCCAAGTTAGAGTCTGGTTGTCATTGGTTTGTAGCCTTATTGAGTAGGATGCATACAACCATTCAGTAGGTTAGCATAGCCCTCCCCATACAAAGTAATCAAGGGGCTAGTCATTTTTTATATTCTTACTGTAATATTAATTGCATAACATATTATTATTAAGACATGTAATCACTTAAAAGTCCCAAGAATGGTACTATAGGAACACAGGACGATGTAAAGACTCGAGTAGACCTATCAGCCAGATATATTTTTGTCATCTTCCTGCACAATTTAAACACAACTTATGTCAGAACTATTGGTTGATTAGTGTATTgtatttaattaataaaaaaagtGGACATCTATTAATTTGATGTGCGGCGTTGAGTTGGATTTAAAAATCTTGGACAACGGCTGAAACGGAAGTAGAATGTAGATGCACCTGTCATTCGAGTTTAGGTAACGGGCCTGATTTTTGCCCATAATAAAATGTGGCAGACGCCTCCTATGAGTTACTGTGTGTCGGCTGCTGTTATGTCGGCGACGCTTGTTATAATGTATGTTAGATTACTAACTAGGTGTAAAGTGTGCAACAAAGGTGATTAAACTGTGGACTGAAGAAATACTTCGTTAAAATGCTCGGGAGCTTTTAGCTGGCGTTAGCCAATCTCGGtcatttttacaagcaatgaaTTTGAAATATTGCACATTTTCCCGTCATGTGTATTTTGAAGGAGAGGCTACAATAATATAGTGCAATCTTTTCCAAAGCATCCacctcatttaaaaaaagagcaAAGAGCATCTTCTACGAGGCAAGCTACCGTACGgatcctctccaccccacccatcTCTCGGTGTAACCTACTACAGTATGATGCCATTTCTACACTGACGTTAGGCAATGGCGAGATAACGGAACTCCATTCATCGGAATGAGCAGTTCAGCTACTGAAATCAAATAAAACATTGAGGAATCTCAATCATGAATGAAAACATAATACCTGAAGCCTGTGTGTTATATTCTTTTTTTCGACAAACGTGATGGTGCACTATGAGAAAGGAAAACAGCTAGCTAGCGAATACACGGGCAGCTCTCCAGTCATCATCATCGCTGCATCTCCCTTCCCGTCGACAAGCGCTGCACATCTTTACTGAGCGGCTGTTGGGTTAGTGCACATACCTGCAACTTGCATGTCCGTCCAGTTAAAACGGGCGGACAATGTCGCACTCCGCGACGGCAATCCAATAATTTACGGACGTTTTTCTCGCCTTTTCTCCGATTGATGCTCTCGTTTTTACTATGTGCCTATCCGCTAATCCACCCCACACAAAGAGCAGAAAATGGCTGCAAGTGCATTTCCTTAAAGGGCCAGTCGCATAGGATCAAACTGGTGCTCAATGAGTTTGAGCGTCCAACGATTCCAAGTACCAACCAAACGAAATAACCACTTATCCAACTCTATTAGGTTGGGTCACTTTTAATTCCTTTCAGAATGCCCCAGGTAAACGAAAATAACCTTATGACATTGCAAGTTACAAGAGTTACAAGACCCACTTCTCAGTCACATTTGCAAAGACCAGGATAGTTCACAAAGGTCCTAATACTTTATGGAAGGAGAGGATACCTCAGTTGAAAATTTCCCTAGGAAAACATTCCAGTTATTACCTAACTGGATATATAGGTCATCCTAGCTTTAGTTTTCATGGCATGACATGCcagttaaaatatatatttttactatACCATATACAGTGTACAGTATTTCTGTAACATGTTCTGTTTCTATGGTACCTCCCATGTACTCCTGCTACTGACTGTTTCCAAGAACATTGCTATGCCAGTGTTGTGTGCCCAGTCTGCCTGGTTGTCACAGTAACACGAAGGCATGCAAGACTGGCTGCAAACTGCAATCGCATACAGACACCCAGGACCCATATAGTTGGTTAGACCTGTATACTACACTACAGTACTATtactgaaaaagatgttgatgGTAAGAAAAGTCAAgtgggagtcaagtggctgagcggttagagaatcgggctagtaatcataaggtcgctggttcgattcccagccgtgccaaattacgttgtgtccttgggcaaggcacttcaccctacttgcctcggggaaatgtccctgtacttactgtaagtcgctctggataagagcgtctgctaaatgactaaatgtaaatgtaaaaccaaGCATTAGGATTTACGCACCGCAAACCTACTATTAATACCATTTAAGAAAGGGTATTAGAACCTATTCAAAAAGGTGTTCCTAATGGAAATCTAAGGTTCTAGACAGCACAATTTTCAGGTCCATAAAGTGCCATGTGACCGGCTATCAACTAGTTCTAATTAAATGTGAAACATAATCACAGTGAAATTCTTGAATGATCATATTCCTAAATGATTCAACATCCAGTAACAACGTACCTTGTGTTCAGAGATAAAGTTGACCTCGCAGTGAGGCCTTGCAGCAACACAGGACGTACTTGGTACGTACAGAGCATGTGCAGTGTCTGTATGATGAGAGATGATGAGTCTGAGCATGTGGCCTACGTGTGCCCTCTAAAGGACAAAACCAGCATCTGGTTATAAAAAGAGTCTATTACCAAACACACGCAGAACAGGGACGTGCACAGTTCTGTTCGACAAGCAAAAGATTCACAACTGCACCCCCGGGCTGCAATATGGATACACTTTTATTTTCTCGCTGACCACACGCACTGAGTTCACACTTATCGCACAGGTTGACGCCAAAGTTACTAGCACAGTTATTAGGAATCCAGGCAAACGAATAAATAGTATAAATTACTCCTATGTCTTTGTACATACAGACTCTCTattctacaggtgtgtgtgaacaggctggccaggctggggtcagaggtctgAGAGGGAGGCCAGCTCATGCAGCAGGACAGCAAAGGACGGCCGGTCTTCTGGTTTCTACAGGGGCAGAGAGACAAACGGACACACACTTGCATAACTGTTTCAGCAACACTTTTTGTGTGTATTCCACTGGTCATTTAACACATTTGTTACTATACCATTGGGAAAAAAAGTGTTTGTTTacttgtacttaaaaaaaaaaaaaaaaaacgaaacatgaAAACGTCATAATGTTGGATGGCACATTTTGGAACGGATGGCGAGACAGGGTCACCCACCTCCTTCCAGCACCACTCCATGAGCTGGTGCACAGCACTGGGGGTCTGACGAGGCTTGAGCAGCCGGAGGCCTGCGTTCAGGGACTCCACCACCTCCGCGTTGGAGCGGCTCTCATAGGGCAGGCGACCCTCGCTGTACACCTCCCACATCAACACAcctgaggggagaagaggagaggaggggaggggagggagtagaACATCagttacagacagacagacagacagacagacttcttaatcagacagaaagacagacagacaaagattaAAGGACAGTCAGACCAAAAGACCAGACGTCCGACTTGCTGCTGAACTTGCTGTATTTGATGACCTCAGGAGACGACCACTTCACAGGAAACTTGGAGCCCTGAGAGCTAGTATACTGGTCATCCAAAACAAACCTGAAGAGAGACATAGTCATCAGCAGGAAAGGACAACAGCATGACTGTTGTCTCCCCTCAACAGGTCAGCAGGTTTAACTCACAGTGTTCACACTCTCACTCTTCTGTTTACAGACTGATGGTCACCCATGCTCTAGCCCCTGTGGATGAACCACAAGTTCTCAccgcaggagtgtgtgtgatcttACCTGGCCATGCCAAAGTCAGACACCTTGACTTCATTGTCCTTAGAGACCAGACAGTTTCTGGCAGCCTGTGAAGCAGACAGAGATTGGAAGAAAAAAACTGGAATATCGTCCTATCAATGTGACTCTTCTGAGTTCAGATCTCGACTTTTCCTTCTGAGAGTACCAGGTCTCTGTGGATGAAGTTGGAGCTCTCCAGGTAGGCCATGCCCTCGCTGATATCCAGGCACATCCCCAGGAGCGTGTCCGGAGACAGATGCCCCCTGGTGGCTCGGAGGTAGTCCGACAGGCAGCCGTGCTCCATGAACTCAAACACCAGACATATTGGAGAGTGCTGGGTACAAACACCATACAGCTGGACGAGCTTCGGGTGGGACAgcttcctgttacacacacacacaagcaaacacacgcacgtacacacacacacgcacaagcaaacacacgcacatatttTTTAGGAACGGTCCAACATGATGTGCTGTGGTCCTTTATCTGTCCAATGAGGCAATGCCCCACGTCCACAAGTCCACTTACGTCACCACCATGGCCTCCTCCTTGAAGTCCTCCTCCGACATGGCTCCCTCTCTCAGCATCTTCACGGCCACCTTCCTGTCCCTCCATGTCCCCTGCAGCACCATTCCAAATTCCCCgctccccagctcctcccccagcaccagctccGCAGGCTCCACCTCCCACTCGCCTGCTGAagggcagacacacaggaagaactACAATACCCATGCCACCGATGCATAGCCAATTGTGAGCAGGCGACATCGCTGTCGAGGTAAGCATTTTCCCCGTTTACTTGGAACTCACACGTTGGTCTTATCAAAGTGGGAGGCACATCAACTGTCATAACATCATACCTCTGTTTTATAACAGCAGATTGCATAACCCTTTTGATTAACTTCAGTTCAATTATAATTCTTTTTTTGGCTTCTTACCTTGTGAGACATCAAAGGAGTTCTGAGAGCTGTCTTTGCCAAGCGTCACAGGGTGTCGCAAGCGCGTGATCAGACCTGCCAGTggttaccccccccacacacacacatgcacacacacagaagaaagtCAGGTCTAGTCAAGGCACCAACGTCCATGCCTTGTACAATATGCTGACTTCTTAAGACTTAAGACTGATTCGAAGTCTCATGGCAAGGCTTCCTCCACAACTCTTTCTGAGCAGAAAATTATCTTGTCCCCGTGACAAGCATTGAATTTGATGTCTAAAACAATTTTACAGTGAATTAATCTCTTAGCTGTGCTAATTGTCCCTTTGGGCGAATTTAAAACAGCTGAGTATatatgtgtctgcctgcctgcctgtgtgtttgaattcatgtgtgtgtgaggttgtgtgcatgtgtgtgtgaggttgtgtgcatgtgtgtgtgtttgtgagtgcgtgtgcatgtgtgagcgtGATTGCAGGACACACTCCTCACCTGCAGCGTTGTGCTGGTGGTATTGGATTAGCTCAGGAATAGTGCTGAAAAGGTATTTCTCCGCCAGGTAAAACCTAAACGGCTCTATCTCTGTATCCTTTATCTGGTAATGCTTCACTCTCGGATTCTTCTCCCCATTtgacctgcagagagagggagagcgttaGTCGGGGAACACAACATGTCTTTTCTTGTACATGTACGGGTTGGCATTACACAGTGTCACAAATGATCTGTCttagttgtgtgtttgtgcgtagtTGCTGATCCATTGTTATGGTTTCTTCAGCAATTCCGTTGTTACGTTCTTATCAATATCGACTCCAAGAAACATCTGACCCCAGTTGATCTTAAAGCAATTTTAAACACATTATCCCCCCCAAAGATTAAGCAGTGTCTCAGTTCTAAATACTTCAGTCCTTAGTACTTTTAATGTGTTGTCAGTACGTCAGTGATAGCTGACTGTGCGGATAATTACCCTGGTGCTTTGGTGTAGACGGACACAGTGTAGACGCCGAGCTGCCTGGAATCCCGCACCATAAATGCCCCTTCTTTGCCCTGGACATGGGCACGCAAACAGTCATGCACGCTTTTTTAAGAACTGAAGCATAcattatgtgaacatgattgtaTGTTCTCAGGGGATATGTAAATGGTTCTTAGATAGCTGGAGACAAAACaatcctacaaatgtttttctTGGAATTGGTGCACCGAATGTTTGGCCAACAGACACGCACAATCGTAAAAGTCAAGGACCCAAACTTTgcctgtaaaactgtgtgacacaTTTACAACAGGAAATCCTGAACCTGAGCTAACTGTGTGGTTTGGAGATGtactttgtgtttgtatgtgtgaaagCAGACATGCATCCTGCAAATGCAGCCCTTGCATCCTTGCTGGCAAAAACCACAtggtcacagccaatcagatccaAGTATTTGGATCACACTGCAGATGTTGCATTGGACACATATACTCAACCACACAATTACATACTGAAAGATATACATGTTCCAATGTAACTATCTTTAGACACAAACAGATAGTCTTGATATATCCTGAAGTTAAGGTTACATATAACTGGACATCTAATGATTGAATAAAtaagtaaactagagagggtacaatttctggggaaattgtagggtgtgcttgcttgcgtcggttgcacaggggtcagtttttgaatgacatttttacaactgatatttctgtatattttatataaaaatgcatacttattatttataaagattacatagatttaaaagcattttttttttgctgctaatttacaactgaaaatacgagtgaagtgtagaatgaaatagatgtcttctcatttcccctgcaagaggcagcctcatcgttgaaacaaaacgaataaattgggcagaccggtgtaaatattgacctaatctctatgacttaaacgtcattttaagtttttcccttctcatgatattttcaggcatttagcctactcattgcattcattcattaataaagaaccccctttgaagattattctacgacgttgcccggcagtagaagatggaatcgcgattcaaacagtaccatctgctaacggaaaatatgctccccaaaacgtaaataagcttgacatttatttagtggaaaatcgctcattcataaaaagctcactggtagcgatcattgtcagtaacaacgcaaaatgcgatatagccctgtgtggagaagctgccccggtaaattgtactactacggcacagtactagactactgctgtgttcgtcttggtagcgattgcgttggttgaattgg is part of the Osmerus eperlanus chromosome 13, fOsmEpe2.1, whole genome shotgun sequence genome and harbors:
- the itk gene encoding tyrosine-protein kinase ITK/TSK isoform X1, with protein sequence MYPRVILKGTLIKKSQQKRRTSPSNYKERFFVLDTQDLTYSERRPGKKPVQKGSIELARIKCVEIVCSDIPIPCSNKYPFQVFHDSYYLYIFAPDNDCRQRWVRALKEETKCNRLAVKYHPNFWMDGRWRCCHQTEKLAAGCHEYDPMGFASKKPLPKTPDPERRLSNPDLGKVVVVAIQNYIPHDASDLTLKKDQEYVLTDSSHPEWWAVQDDRGNTGFVPNIYIAEKSGSNFNRFVWYNKNITRARAEELLMQEGKEGAFMVRDSRQLGVYTVSVYTKAPGSNGEKNPRVKHYQIKDTEIEPFRFYLAEKYLFSTIPELIQYHQHNAAGLITRLRHPVTLGKDSSQNSFDVSQAGEWEVEPAELVLGEELGSGEFGMVLQGTWRDRKVAVKMLREGAMSEEDFKEEAMVVTKLSHPKLVQLYGVCTQHSPICLVFEFMEHGCLSDYLRATRGHLSPDTLLGMCLDISEGMAYLESSNFIHRDLAARNCLVSKDNEVKVSDFGMARFVLDDQYTSSQGSKFPVKWSSPEVIKYSKFSSKSDVWSFGVLMWEVYSEGRLPYESRSNAEVVESLNAGLRLLKPRQTPSAVHQLMEWCWKEKPEDRPSFAVLLHELASLSDL
- the itk gene encoding tyrosine-protein kinase ITK/TSK isoform X2 gives rise to the protein MYPRVILKGTLIKKSQQKRRTSPSNYKERFFVLDTQDLTYSERRPGKKPVQKGSIELARIKCVEIVCSDIPIPCSNKYPFQVFHDSYYLYIFAPDNDCRQRWVRALKEETKCNRLAVKYHPNFWMDGRWRCCHQTEKLAAGCHEYDPMGFASKKPLPKTPDPERRLSNPDLGKVVVVAIQNYIPHDASDLTLKKDQEYVLTDSSHPEWWAVQDDRGNTGFVPNIYIAEKSGSNFNRFVWYNKNITRARAEELLMQEGKEGAFMVRDSRQLGVYTVSVYTKAPGSNGEKNPRVKHYQIKDTEIEPFRFYLAEKYLFSTIPELIQYHQHNAAGLITRLRHPVTLGKDSSQNSFDVSQGEWEVEPAELVLGEELGSGEFGMVLQGTWRDRKVAVKMLREGAMSEEDFKEEAMVVTKLSHPKLVQLYGVCTQHSPICLVFEFMEHGCLSDYLRATRGHLSPDTLLGMCLDISEGMAYLESSNFIHRDLAARNCLVSKDNEVKVSDFGMARFVLDDQYTSSQGSKFPVKWSSPEVIKYSKFSSKSDVWSFGVLMWEVYSEGRLPYESRSNAEVVESLNAGLRLLKPRQTPSAVHQLMEWCWKEKPEDRPSFAVLLHELASLSDL